The following coding sequences lie in one Silene latifolia isolate original U9 population chromosome 5, ASM4854445v1, whole genome shotgun sequence genomic window:
- the LOC141657267 gene encoding tubulin beta-6 chain → MREILHIQGGQCGNQIGSKFWEVVCDEHGIDTTGKYVGTSDLQLERVNVYYNEASCGRFVPRAVLMDLEPGTMDAVRTGPYGQIFRPDNFVFGQSGAGNNWAKGHYTEGAELIDSVLDVVRKEAENCDCLQGFQVCHSLGGGTGSGMGTLLISKIREEYPDRMMLTFSVFPSPKVSDTVVEPYNATLSIHQLVENADECMVLDNEALYDICFRTLKLTTPSFGDLNHLISATMSGVTCCLRFPGQLNSDLRKLAVNLIPFPRLHFFMVGFAPLTSRGSQQYRALTVPELTQQMWDAKNMMCAADPRHGRYLTASAMFRGKMSTKEVDEQMINVQNKNSSYFVEWIPNNVKSSVCDIPPRGLSMSSTFIGNSTSIQEMFRRVSEQFTAMFRRKAFLHWYTGEGMDEMEFTEAESNMNDLVSEYQQYQDATADEEEYGEEEEDDLDHA, encoded by the exons ATGAGAGAAATCCTCCACATTCAGGGTGGTCAATGTGGAAACCAGATTGGGTCAAAATTCTGGGAGGTTGTGTGTGATGAACATGGCATTGACACAACTGGTAAGTATGTTGGTACATCTGACTTACAATTGGAGCGCGTTAATGTCTATTACAACGAGGCTTCTTGCGGGAGATTTGTTCCTCGTGCCGTGTTGATGGATCTTGAGCCTGGTACCATGGATGCTGTGAGGACCGGTCCTTATGGTCAGATCTTCCGTCCTGACAACTTTGTCTTTGGCCAGTCGGGTGCTGGTAACAATTGGGCTAAGGGACACTACACCGAGGGTGCTGAGCTTATTGACTCAGTTCTTGATGTTGTTAGGAAAGAAGCCGAGAATTGCGACTGTCTACAAG GATTCCAAGTGTGCCACTCTTTGGGTGGAGGGACAGGATCCGGTATGGGAACTTTGTTGATCTCGAAGATTAGGGAGGAGTATCCTGATAGGATGATGCTCACTTTCTCTGTCTTCCCATCGCCCAAGGTCTCTGATACCGTGGTTGAGCCATACAATGCTACCCTCTCTATTCACCAGCTTGTTGAGAATGCTGATGAGTGCATGGTGCTTGACAATGAGGCCTTGTATGATATTTGCTTCAGGACTCTCAAGCTTACTACCCCTAGCT TTGGTGACTTGAACCATCTGATCTCAGCCACGATGAGTGGTGTCACTTGCTGCCTCCGGTTCCCAGGTCAACTCAACTCTGACCTTCGCAAGCTTGCTGTTAACTTGATCCCCTTCCCTCGTCTTCACTTCTTCATGGTTGGTTTTGCCCCATTGACCTCACGTGGTTCCCAGCAGTACCGTGCCCTGACCGTTCCTGAGCTCACCCAGCAAATGTGGGATGCCAAGAACATGATGTGCGCTGCAGACCCACGCCATGGACGGTATCTCACCGCCTCAGCCATGTTCAGAGGTAAGATGAGCACCAAAGAAGTCGACGAACAAATGATCAATGTCCAGAACAAGAACTCATCCTACTTTGTTGAGTGGATCCCTAACAACGTAAAATCAAGTGTTTGTGACATTCCCCCGCGTGGTTTAAGCATGTCCTCGACTTTCATCGGTAACTCAACTTCCATCCAAGAGATGTTCAGAAGGGTGAGCGAGCAGTTTACAGCTATGTTCAGGAGAAAGGCTTTCTTGCATTGGTACACTGGTGAAGGTATGGATGAGATGGAGTTCACAGAGGCCGAGAGCAACATGAATGACCTCGTGTCCGAGTACCAGCAATACCAGGATGCTACTGCTGATGAAGAAGAGTATGGGGAGGAGGAAGAGGACGACTTGGACCATGCCTAA